From Anopheles coluzzii chromosome 3, AcolN3, whole genome shotgun sequence, the proteins below share one genomic window:
- the LOC120959764 gene encoding protein TIS11, whose protein sequence is MSTAIMHHSTSLYDFGEYPRKNQTNTSRGNTQATIGSGGVGAGNNNVHNGGTSSSSSNNSQQMLLSQSFSVAAALAATSNNSNGSNGGNLLSAQQSLSGSNHHIQHQQQQLQYQQQQYSYNLQKSGGASQHKHHGGHHAALHRTASQPAARHMVENILEMFTLNKAMEDAALAGLTGTTAAAVAATISSSSSSVSSINSNHGNNGSHNQQHATSNTSSSSGHRKLERTQSEPLPQQVNTSRYKTELCRPYEEAGECKYGDKCQFAHGMQELRNLQRHPKYKTELCRTFHSVGFCPYGPRCHFVHNAEEARNHNRNVAAYHARLAAANAAAAAAAANGNSSQSAQGAAKSNQNGPSMIASNNNSSQQQHGHHQQQQHSALKSLSVAQQLQTAAAAAAILQQQQQQLQHHHHQQQQHQHLHQLPLSPALSMSTGSDRASPIGSLSLSPTTSMANFFPEAISPTLQQGGAIPQPFLFPNSPPASPIEGLSPMASPPPSSPSLTTMKLGGGAAGGCNGGSVEDRLPVFNRLSSALEPFVVNLNL, encoded by the exons AACCAAACCAACACTTCCCGAGGCAACACACAGGCGACCATTggcagtggtggtgttggcgcCGGTAACAACAACGTACACAACGGCGgtacctccagcagcagcagcaacaacagccaaCAGATGCTGCTGTCGCAAAGTTTCAGCGTGGCCGCTGCGCTCGCTGCCACctccaacaacagcaacggcagcaacgGTGGAAATTTGCTGAGCGCTCAGCAATCGCTTAGCGGCAGCAACCATCACatccagcatcagcagcagcagctccagtaccagcagcagcagtactcTTACAATCTGCAGAAATCTGGCGGTGCCTCCCAGCACAAGCACCACGGTGGGCATCATGCCGCACTGCACCGTACCGCGTCGCAGCCGGCCGCCCGCCACATGGTGGAAAACATCCTGGAGATGTTCACGCTCAACAAGGCGATGGAGGACGCGGCCCTAGCCGGGCTGACCGGGACCACCGCCGCAGCCGTCGCCGCCACGAtcagctcgagcagcagcagcgtcagctcGATCAACAGCAACCACGGCAACAACGGTAGCCACAACCAGCAGCACGCCACTAGCAacacttcctcctcctccggtCACCGGAAGTTGGAACGAACGCAGTCCGAACCGCTGCCACAGCAAGTAAATACCTCGAG ATACAAAACCGAGCTCTGCCGGCCGTACGAGGAGGCGGGAGAGTGCAAGTACGGCGACAAGTGCCAGTTCGCGCACGGCATGCAGGAGCTGCGCAACCTGCAGCGCCACCcgaagtacaagacggagctGTGCCGCACGTTCCACAGCGTCGGCTTCTGTCCGTACGGGCCGCGCTGCCACTTTGTGCACAACGCGGAGGAGGCGCGCAACCACAACCGCAACGTGGCCGCCTACCACGCGCGGCTGGCAGCGGCAAATgcggctgccgccgccgccgccgccaacgGCAACTCATCCCAGTCAGCGCAGGGCGCGGCCAAGAGCAACCAAAACGGTCCCAGTATGATCGCCAGTAACAACAATtcgtcgcagcagcagcacggccatcaccagcagcagcagcacagtgcCCTAAAGTCACTGTCCGTCGCACAGCAGCTGCAaacggcggccgccgccgctgccattctgcagcagcagcagcagcagcttcagcatcatcaccaccagcagcagcagcatcagcactTGCATCAGCTGCCGCTCAGCCCGGCCCTGTCGATGTCGACCGGGTCTGATCGGGCCTCCCCGATCGGGTCGCTGTCCCTCAGCCCGACCACCTCGATGGCCAACTTCTTCCCGGAGGCGATCAGCCCGACGCTCCAGCAGGGCGGCGCCATCCCGCAGCCCTTCCTGTTCCCGAACAGCCCGCCGGCCAGCCCGATCGAGGGCCTGTCGCCGATGGCCAGCCCGCCGCCGTCGTCGCCCTCGCTTaccaccatgaagctgggcgGTGGGGCGGCCGGTGGCTGCAATGGCGGTTCGGTCGAGGACCGGCTGCCCGTGTTCAACCGGCTCAGCTCCGCCCTGGAACCCTTCGTCGTCAATCTCAACCTGTAA